The Microbacterium sp. KUDC0406 genome includes a window with the following:
- the cysK gene encoding cysteine synthase A: MSGIHSDITSTFGNTPLVRLNRLTEGLGATVLVKLESFNPASSVKDRIGIAIVDAAEASGELKPGGTIVEATSGNTGIALAMVGAARGYRVILTMPASMSKERRVLLKAFGAELVLSDPTKGMSGAIEALEEIIETTPGAVWARQFENAANPQIHRDTTAQEILRDTDGNVDIFIAGVGTGGTVTGAGQALKAAKPDVQVIAVEPKDSPLLSEGRVGPAKIQGIGPNFVPAVLDRDVIDEIITAEFDESLETSRALAAKEGLLVGISSGAAVAQALKVAARPENAGKTIVVIAPDTGERYISTALFEDLRED, encoded by the coding sequence ATGTCCGGCATCCACTCCGACATCACCTCCACCTTCGGGAACACCCCGCTCGTGCGGCTGAACCGGCTCACGGAGGGCCTCGGCGCCACCGTCCTGGTCAAGCTCGAGTCGTTCAACCCGGCCTCGAGCGTGAAGGATCGCATCGGCATCGCGATCGTCGACGCAGCCGAGGCCTCCGGCGAGCTCAAGCCCGGCGGCACGATCGTCGAGGCCACCAGCGGAAACACCGGCATCGCCCTGGCCATGGTGGGCGCGGCGCGCGGCTACCGCGTCATCCTCACCATGCCCGCATCGATGTCGAAGGAGCGCCGCGTGCTGCTGAAGGCGTTCGGCGCCGAGCTCGTACTGAGCGACCCGACCAAGGGCATGAGCGGAGCGATCGAGGCTCTCGAGGAGATCATCGAGACCACCCCGGGCGCCGTCTGGGCCCGCCAGTTCGAGAACGCCGCGAACCCGCAGATCCACCGTGACACCACCGCGCAGGAGATCCTGCGCGACACCGACGGGAACGTCGACATCTTCATCGCCGGAGTCGGCACCGGCGGGACCGTCACCGGGGCGGGCCAGGCTCTGAAGGCCGCCAAGCCCGACGTGCAGGTGATCGCCGTCGAGCCCAAGGACTCCCCGCTGCTCTCCGAGGGGCGCGTCGGACCCGCCAAGATCCAGGGCATCGGCCCGAACTTCGTGCCGGCCGTGCTGGACCGCGACGTCATCGACGAGATCATCACTGCGGAGTTCGACGAGTCCCTCGAGACCTCGCGCGCCCTCGCCGCGAAGGAGGGCCTGCTGGTGGGCATCTCCAGCGGCGCCGCCGTCGCCCAGGCGCTGAAGGTGGCCGCCCGCCCCGAGAACGCCGGCAAGACGATCGTCGTGATCGCACCGGACACCGGCGAGCGCTACATCTCCACCGCGCTGTTCGAGGACCTGCGCGAGGACTGA
- the epsC gene encoding serine O-acetyltransferase EpsC: MREDVASARLRDPAARGAVEIALLYPGLHAIWAHRVNHALWRRGLRFPARLGSQLTRWLTGIEIHPAAVIGRRFFIDHGMGVVIGETAEIGDDVMLYHGVTLGGRTRDAGKRHPTLEDGVVVGAGAKILGPVVIGAGTAIGANAVVTKDAPADVVLTGVPAKVRTRVPGENLAHLLSAPEYLI; this comes from the coding sequence ATGCGCGAGGATGTCGCGTCCGCCCGGCTTCGCGATCCCGCTGCGCGCGGCGCGGTGGAGATCGCTCTGCTGTACCCCGGGCTGCACGCGATCTGGGCGCATCGCGTGAACCACGCACTGTGGCGGCGCGGCCTGCGCTTCCCCGCTCGACTGGGCTCGCAGCTGACGCGCTGGCTCACCGGGATCGAGATCCATCCCGCGGCGGTCATCGGCAGGCGGTTCTTCATCGACCACGGCATGGGTGTGGTGATCGGCGAGACCGCCGAGATCGGCGACGACGTCATGCTCTATCACGGCGTGACGCTCGGCGGCCGGACCAGGGATGCCGGCAAGCGGCATCCCACTCTCGAGGACGGCGTCGTCGTCGGCGCCGGGGCGAAGATCCTCGGCCCCGTCGTGATCGGAGCCGGCACGGCCATCGGAGCGAATGCCGTGGTGACGAAGGACGCCCCGGCGGATGTCGTGCTCACCGGGGTCCCGGCCAAGGTCCGCACCCGGGTGCCCGGCGAGAACCTCGCACATCTCCTCTCCGCACCCGAGTACCTGATCTGA
- a CDS encoding DNA polymerase IV produces MHWVLHVDLDQFIAAVEVLRRPELAGLPVIVGGRGDPTERAVVSTASYEARAFGVGSGMPLRIAARKAPDAVILPVDAPAYLAASEEVMSELRAQPGAVVQVLGWDEAFVGVDTEDPEAYARGIQQAVLARTALHCSVGIGDTLVRAKIATGFGKPRGVFRLTAQNWDEVMGERPVIELWGVGSKISRRLLSLGIRTVAELAAAPDGALTAEFGPRMGLWYQELGRGGSSDVVDDTPWVPRGHSRETTYQTDLSDRAEIEDAALALLDQVLADVGEDGRPVIELGLKVRYAPFTTKTFTKRVAATTDRDVVVAKAREMIVRIDHDRPVRLLGMRAEMAMPEDARDGHTPTRGGW; encoded by the coding sequence ATGCACTGGGTGCTGCACGTCGACCTCGACCAGTTCATCGCGGCGGTCGAGGTGCTGCGGCGCCCCGAACTCGCGGGGCTCCCCGTCATCGTCGGCGGCCGCGGCGACCCCACCGAGCGTGCGGTGGTGTCCACGGCGTCGTACGAGGCTCGGGCCTTCGGCGTCGGATCGGGGATGCCACTGCGCATCGCGGCGCGCAAGGCACCGGATGCCGTCATCCTCCCCGTCGACGCGCCGGCGTACCTCGCCGCCTCGGAGGAGGTGATGTCCGAGCTGCGCGCGCAGCCGGGCGCCGTCGTGCAGGTGCTCGGCTGGGACGAGGCGTTCGTCGGAGTCGACACCGAGGACCCGGAGGCGTATGCGCGCGGCATCCAACAGGCGGTACTCGCCAGGACTGCGCTGCACTGCAGCGTCGGCATCGGCGACACACTGGTGCGGGCGAAGATCGCCACCGGCTTCGGCAAGCCGCGCGGGGTCTTCCGGCTCACCGCGCAGAACTGGGACGAAGTGATGGGCGAGCGCCCCGTGATCGAGCTCTGGGGCGTCGGCTCGAAGATCTCCCGGCGCCTGCTCAGTCTCGGCATCCGCACCGTCGCCGAACTCGCCGCGGCCCCTGACGGCGCTCTCACGGCGGAGTTCGGACCGAGGATGGGCCTCTGGTACCAGGAGCTCGGTCGCGGAGGGTCGTCAGACGTCGTCGACGACACGCCCTGGGTGCCCCGAGGGCACAGCAGGGAGACGACCTACCAGACCGACCTCTCAGACCGGGCCGAGATAGAGGATGCGGCCCTGGCGCTGCTCGACCAGGTGCTCGCGGACGTCGGCGAGGACGGGCGACCCGTCATCGAGCTCGGCTTGAAGGTGCGTTACGCGCCGTTCACGACGAAGACGTTCACCAAGCGGGTGGCCGCGACCACTGATCGCGACGTCGTGGTCGCAAAGGCTCGCGAGATGATCGTGAGGATCGACCACGATCGACCGGTGCGGCTGCTCGGCATGCGCGCCGAGATGGCGATGCCGGAGGATGCCAGGGACGGGCACACGCCCACGCGGGGCGGATGGTGA
- a CDS encoding YciI family protein has protein sequence MPQFAVLIHVSDSAHAPDATPEELKECDDDYEALAASGRMSLAYALTPKEFAKTVRRSGDVEGVHRPDGDVVAGFYVIEAADIDEAARLARHNPAVLAGGAVEIRPVHSGGLVEAP, from the coding sequence ATGCCGCAGTTCGCCGTCCTCATCCATGTCTCCGATTCCGCCCACGCTCCCGATGCGACGCCGGAGGAGCTGAAGGAGTGCGATGACGACTATGAGGCGCTCGCCGCCAGTGGCAGGATGAGCCTCGCCTACGCGCTCACGCCGAAAGAGTTCGCGAAGACCGTCAGGAGGTCCGGTGACGTCGAGGGCGTGCATCGGCCGGACGGCGACGTCGTCGCGGGCTTCTACGTCATCGAGGCAGCCGACATCGACGAGGCGGCACGACTGGCGCGCCACAACCCCGCCGTGCTCGCCGGAGGCGCGGTCGAGATCCGTCCGGTGCACAGCGGAGGCCTGGTCGAGGCTCCCTGA